The following proteins are encoded in a genomic region of Brachypodium distachyon strain Bd21 chromosome 1, Brachypodium_distachyon_v3.0, whole genome shotgun sequence:
- the LOC100831067 gene encoding LOW QUALITY PROTEIN: photosystem II 10 kDa polypeptide, chloroplastic-like (The sequence of the model RefSeq protein was modified relative to this genomic sequence to represent the inferred CDS: inserted 1 base in 1 codon): protein MSDSVMASLALKPSSSPLLERSKLXSARPSVRPPLFIVAKKAKKVQTSQPYGPSGEVVFKEGVDASGRVAKGKGVYQFSNKYGANVDGYSPIYTPEEWSPSGDVYVGGKTGLFLWAVTLTGILLGGALLVYSTSALAS from the exons ATGTCTGACTCTGTCATGGCGTCTCTGGCTCTGAAACCATCTTCGTCTCCATTGCTGGAACGATCGAAGC CAAGCGCGCGACCATCGGTGAGGCCGCCGTTGTTCATAGTGGCCAAGAAGGCGAAGAAGGTCCAGACTTCCCAACCCTACG GGCCTTCTGGAGAGGTGGTGTTCAAGGAAGGCGTTGATGCATCTGGGAGGGTAGCCAAG GGGAAGGGTGTTTACCAGTTCTCCAACAAGTATGGAGCAAATGTTGATGGGTACAG CCCAATATATACCCCAGAAGAATGGTCTCCAAGTGGTGATGTTTATGTTGGAG GAAAGACAGGGCTATTTCTCTGGGCAGTTACTCTGACTGGAATTCTGCTGGGTGGTGCTCTTCTTGTCTACAGTACTAGTGCCTTGGCTTCTTGA